The following proteins are co-located in the Pararhizobium capsulatum DSM 1112 genome:
- a CDS encoding GSCFA domain-containing protein, with product MNPYETLPSTAFWKNGVVSANPYRMDGIYRKKFAIDRTARIATAGSCFAQHISRHLKKNGYRVLDVEPAPPGLPREKHLEFGYGTYSARYGNIYTTRQLLQLVREVAGEFIPENVAWQKGDRFVDAMRPAVEPKGLQSPSEVTLHRRHHIKMVEKLFKQLDIFIFTLGLTETWLHRSTGTVYPTAPGTIAGTFSADDFVFQNENYDDVLEAFEQCQEIITRIRGGRPFKVILTVSPVPLTATATGNHVLVATSYSKSVLRSVAGTLSARHEHIDYFPSYEIVTNPRLHSTAFADNLRSVRDETVEFVMGHFFSEHPPVAPSKDAPNEESAGDEANEDVQCEEALLEAFGR from the coding sequence ATGAATCCCTACGAAACGTTGCCATCAACCGCTTTTTGGAAGAACGGCGTCGTCAGCGCTAATCCGTATAGAATGGACGGGATCTATCGTAAGAAGTTTGCGATCGACCGGACCGCTCGCATTGCAACTGCCGGGTCATGCTTTGCCCAGCATATTTCGCGACATCTGAAGAAGAATGGGTATCGTGTTCTCGATGTGGAGCCGGCCCCTCCCGGGCTGCCGAGAGAGAAGCATCTGGAGTTTGGCTACGGCACCTACAGCGCTCGATACGGCAACATTTATACCACCCGACAGTTGTTACAACTCGTTCGTGAGGTCGCGGGGGAGTTCATCCCGGAGAACGTCGCTTGGCAGAAAGGCGACAGGTTCGTAGACGCCATGCGACCAGCGGTGGAGCCGAAAGGGCTTCAGAGCCCCAGCGAGGTCACGCTGCATCGTCGCCATCACATCAAGATGGTCGAAAAACTGTTCAAGCAACTCGACATCTTTATCTTCACCCTTGGCCTCACTGAAACATGGCTGCATCGATCGACAGGCACAGTCTACCCGACTGCACCGGGAACGATCGCCGGGACATTCTCCGCCGACGACTTTGTCTTCCAGAACGAGAATTACGACGACGTGCTTGAGGCTTTCGAACAGTGCCAGGAAATCATTACGCGGATACGAGGCGGTCGCCCGTTCAAAGTCATCTTGACTGTTTCTCCCGTCCCGCTGACGGCAACAGCTACCGGCAACCACGTGCTGGTAGCAACTAGTTATTCGAAGTCGGTCCTTCGGTCCGTTGCTGGCACGCTGTCAGCTCGACATGAGCATATCGACTATTTCCCATCGTACGAGATCGTTACCAATCCACGACTGCATTCAACAGCGTTTGCAGACAATCTTCGAAGCGTTCGCGACGAAACAGTCGAGTTCGTCATGGGGCACTTCTTCTCAGAGCATCCTCCGGTCGCACCATCCAAGGATGCGCCAAATGAAGAAAGTGCGGGCGATGAAGCGAATGAGGACGTACAGTGTGAAGAGGCCCTTTTAGAAGCGTTTGGCCGATGA
- a CDS encoding GDSL-type esterase/lipase family protein, whose product MLRTKMIYHLAISVIITSFLPSAANAASCDRATVDTATKPIAEQSASRMDKAQKMVAYQGQPDILLIGDSIAARWKKDQGRDFDGLSVANMGLGGERIQELRWRLKHLAPKVDPKRVLLIIGTNNLRVKSIATCAVFAGIYAAVNDVKALWPDAKLFVMPILPRGKGFRYRQQDRMEINQNLSTLNNVTFVKVDEDALTCGWAKACQNYLTDNVHLAGSGYAILRDGLDRSGF is encoded by the coding sequence ATGTTGCGAACAAAGATGATCTATCACCTTGCGATATCCGTAATCATTACGTCCTTCCTTCCGAGCGCGGCGAATGCGGCCTCCTGTGATCGCGCTACAGTTGACACCGCAACAAAGCCAATAGCTGAACAATCAGCCTCACGTATGGATAAAGCGCAAAAGATGGTGGCCTACCAGGGTCAGCCAGACATTTTGCTCATAGGCGATTCGATAGCTGCCCGGTGGAAAAAAGACCAAGGGCGGGACTTTGACGGTTTGTCAGTCGCTAACATGGGTCTCGGGGGAGAGCGGATTCAGGAACTTCGGTGGCGCCTCAAGCATCTGGCCCCCAAAGTCGATCCGAAACGCGTCCTACTCATTATTGGAACGAACAATCTGCGCGTAAAGTCCATCGCAACTTGCGCCGTCTTTGCAGGGATTTACGCTGCGGTAAACGATGTAAAAGCGCTGTGGCCGGATGCTAAACTCTTCGTCATGCCGATATTGCCGCGCGGCAAAGGCTTCAGATACCGCCAGCAAGACCGCATGGAGATCAACCAAAACCTCTCCACCCTCAATAACGTGACCTTTGTAAAAGTTGATGAGGATGCGTTGACGTGTGGATGGGCGAAGGCATGCCAGAACTATTTGACTGACAACGTCCACCTGGCAGGAAGCGGATATGCGATACTTCGCGATGGGCTAGATCGCAGCGGCTTCTAG
- a CDS encoding ABC transporter permease: MYQIRQNIRVVAALVIRETAARYGNKPGGYIWAIIDPLAHVMLMTVLWQAIARSPLIGTDFALFFASGYLPFAAYQGMTSFISGAIKANRSLFSYPVVAPIDAVCSRYILQLLTSVLVTIIIFVICTSEPAQFGSIKMGSVVVAFMLATLLGLGVGMANIALFNKFPVYEKIFSLINRPLFLLSGVFHLPDSLPREAHDFLMWNPLVHIIMWFRTGIYSEYRADGLDVLYVLEWTFLSILVGLTLFTMSRTLREDRN; the protein is encoded by the coding sequence GTGTACCAAATACGCCAAAATATCCGCGTGGTTGCAGCGCTCGTCATTCGAGAAACGGCCGCACGGTACGGTAATAAGCCGGGCGGTTATATCTGGGCCATAATTGACCCGCTGGCCCATGTTATGCTCATGACTGTTCTATGGCAGGCAATCGCTCGATCGCCATTAATCGGTACAGATTTTGCTCTGTTTTTTGCATCTGGCTATCTGCCTTTTGCCGCTTACCAAGGCATGACCTCATTTATCTCTGGTGCCATAAAGGCAAACAGAAGCCTGTTTTCATACCCCGTTGTGGCGCCAATCGACGCGGTTTGCAGCCGCTATATTCTTCAGCTCCTCACATCAGTGCTGGTGACCATCATCATCTTTGTGATTTGCACATCGGAGCCTGCGCAATTCGGCTCAATCAAAATGGGCAGCGTCGTGGTAGCCTTCATGCTTGCGACCTTGCTGGGATTAGGCGTCGGCATGGCCAATATAGCCTTGTTCAATAAGTTCCCGGTCTACGAGAAGATCTTCAGTCTGATAAATCGGCCGCTGTTCCTGCTCTCAGGCGTTTTTCACCTTCCAGATTCATTGCCCCGCGAAGCTCATGACTTCCTGATGTGGAACCCTTTGGTGCACATCATCATGTGGTTCAGGACCGGGATTTACTCGGAATACAGGGCCGATGGACTCGATGTGTTATACGTTCTGGAATGGACTTTTCTCTCAATCCTTGTTGGTCTTACACTGTTCACGATGTCGCGGACACTTCGTGAAGATCGAAATTGA
- a CDS encoding glycosyl hydrolase 108 family protein: MSEFDRAFAKVLVHEGRYVNDPDDAGGETTKGITRRVYDEYRRTLKLPVQSVKNITNAEVIKVITGRRHRRNWTDEEKARILAESAEPYVNVSAVARRLAKAFAQQAIFVPVTVVDDRTSPESLLSDAAHFAAGRIEIEIAGARLTMIGSVAPELASTLTQHLSYGLDEAGFEVVCVQARQVIPALSATQPRVSIDAWICQFMTEGSCVELASGDIARLICGATKRSQCQFLS, from the coding sequence ATGAGCGAATTTGATCGCGCCTTCGCGAAGGTGCTTGTGCATGAGGGGAGGTATGTCAATGACCCTGACGACGCTGGTGGCGAGACCACCAAGGGCATCACGCGACGGGTCTATGACGAATACAGGCGTACGCTCAAACTGCCCGTCCAGAGCGTCAAGAATATTACCAACGCCGAAGTCATCAAGGTGATCACCGGTCGTCGCCATCGGCGGAATTGGACTGACGAGGAGAAGGCGCGCATCCTTGCGGAAAGCGCGGAACCTTATGTGAACGTCTCGGCTGTTGCTCGGCGCTTGGCCAAGGCCTTCGCGCAACAGGCGATATTCGTGCCGGTGACCGTGGTAGACGATCGAACGTCGCCCGAGAGCTTGTTGTCGGATGCCGCCCATTTCGCCGCAGGTCGGATTGAGATCGAGATTGCTGGCGCACGGCTGACCATGATTGGCTCGGTAGCGCCCGAGCTGGCGAGTACTCTTACCCAGCATCTGAGCTACGGATTGGACGAAGCAGGCTTTGAGGTGGTGTGCGTGCAGGCTCGCCAGGTCATTCCCGCTCTGTCGGCAACGCAGCCTCGCGTTTCGATAGATGCATGGATATGTCAGTTTATGACAGAAGGTTCTTGTGTAGAACTGGCTTCTGGGGATATAGCGAGGCTAATTTGCGGAGCAACGAAACGATCTCAATGTCAATTTCTGAGCTGA
- a CDS encoding beta strand repeat-containing protein, with protein MTSFTVTAGTTQTTRIDMSGSDDVTVQATGSLSVSANAQSIRFQASTDGALITNSGTIENTNGGGRAIRFETGVGASLTAIIDNAGTIQAVDDAIQIQAGSVTSGTLTISNSAAGTIQSTTGQALDLAGGTGAFVADVTNAGNIFALVNDAIRFGGVGTLINSGDVDGGTAATYEGSDGVQFEDNATGTVQNDSGGSISGDRHAINGGVGSFVTVVNNATGIINGRNGSGVGLDGDGTVTNFGTISGNFSDSAGSDTSGLTPGGPDGINDGDGDGIDIDGQATIENYGTIRGTGAGGHGSDGLPNTSEGIAAGGGTFTNFAGALITGLGLGILIDDSSQGNAPFLTTIINNGIISGTNSVGIRIISVLADTITNNGMISGGGGTAIRFGDGNNTLVIGASSTINGLTDGEGGTNTLDYSTFGSGAAINLLTGAATGTGGVGNFQNVIGSAGVDNITGNAGANRIDGKGGADTMSGGSGNDTYIVDNAGDVVVESSTDGTSDKVATRVSYALSTSAYIEQLSTTSSTGTTAINLTGNSIAQAITGNAGANKIDGKGGADTMTGGGSSDTYYVDNAGDVVVESSTGGTSDWVATSVSYALSPSAYVEKLSTTSSSGTTAINLTGNGIAQTITGNAGANKIDGKAGADTMSGIDGNDIYYVDNAGDVVIEKSTDGTSDKVATNVSYALSSSAYVEKLSTTTISGTTAINLTGNGIAQTITGNAGANKIDGKGGADTMSGGAGNDTYTVDNAGDIVVESSNGGTSDWVATSVSYALSSFAYVEKLSTTSSAGTTAINLTGNDFIQTITGNAGANIINGRSGNDTLSGGAGSDTFLFNSGLNSTTNFDKITDYNVAADTIRLENAVFTALAAVGTLASGAFASNATGLAGDSDDRIIYEKDTGELYYDANGNKAGGGIHFATLSANLSLTNADFFVV; from the coding sequence ATGACATCATTCACGGTAACCGCTGGCACCACTCAGACGACCCGCATCGACATGAGCGGCAGTGACGACGTGACGGTTCAGGCGACCGGGTCCCTATCGGTCTCCGCCAACGCCCAGTCAATCCGATTTCAAGCCTCGACCGACGGCGCTCTGATCACCAACAGCGGCACGATTGAGAACACAAATGGCGGCGGCCGCGCGATCCGTTTCGAAACGGGTGTTGGTGCGTCGCTGACGGCGATCATCGACAATGCCGGCACCATTCAAGCTGTTGACGATGCAATTCAGATCCAGGCGGGCAGCGTCACGTCTGGAACGCTCACCATCAGCAACTCGGCTGCCGGGACCATTCAATCGACGACTGGCCAGGCACTCGATCTTGCTGGTGGCACAGGCGCCTTCGTCGCCGACGTCACCAACGCGGGGAATATCTTTGCCTTGGTCAATGACGCTATCCGATTCGGTGGCGTCGGCACATTGATCAACTCGGGCGACGTTGATGGCGGCACTGCGGCGACCTACGAGGGATCGGACGGCGTCCAGTTCGAGGACAACGCGACCGGGACGGTCCAGAACGACAGCGGCGGCTCGATCTCCGGCGACCGCCATGCCATCAATGGCGGCGTTGGCAGTTTTGTCACCGTCGTTAACAACGCCACCGGCATTATTAACGGTCGTAACGGATCCGGAGTCGGACTCGACGGCGACGGCACGGTTACCAATTTCGGAACGATCAGCGGCAACTTTAGCGATAGCGCCGGTTCCGACACCAGCGGTCTCACGCCGGGGGGCCCTGATGGCATCAATGACGGCGATGGCGACGGCATCGACATCGACGGCCAGGCGACAATCGAAAATTACGGCACTATCCGGGGCACCGGCGCCGGCGGCCACGGGTCTGACGGGCTACCGAACACTAGCGAAGGCATCGCGGCCGGCGGCGGCACGTTCACCAACTTCGCCGGCGCTTTGATTACAGGGCTCGGCCTCGGCATCCTGATCGACGACAGCTCACAGGGTAACGCGCCGTTCCTAACGACCATAATCAACAACGGCATCATATCGGGCACCAACTCCGTCGGTATCCGCATCATCAGCGTGCTCGCCGACACCATCACCAACAACGGCATGATCTCTGGAGGTGGCGGCACCGCCATCCGCTTCGGCGACGGCAACAACACACTTGTCATCGGTGCTTCCTCGACTATTAACGGCCTCACCGACGGCGAAGGCGGCACCAACACGCTCGACTATTCGACCTTTGGGTCGGGCGCCGCGATCAACCTTCTCACCGGCGCAGCCACGGGCACGGGGGGCGTCGGAAATTTCCAGAACGTCATCGGCTCGGCCGGGGTCGACAACATCACGGGCAATGCCGGTGCCAACAGGATCGATGGAAAGGGCGGCGCAGATACGATGAGCGGTGGCTCCGGCAATGACACTTACATTGTCGATAATGCCGGCGATGTTGTCGTCGAAAGCTCGACCGATGGTACTTCTGATAAAGTTGCCACGAGGGTCAGCTATGCACTTTCAACGTCGGCTTATATCGAGCAGCTGTCGACGACCTCGAGCACCGGGACAACAGCGATCAACCTCACCGGCAACAGCATCGCCCAGGCGATTACCGGCAACGCGGGCGCCAACAAGATCGATGGTAAGGGCGGCGCTGATACGATGACTGGCGGCGGCAGCAGCGACACCTATTATGTCGACAATGCCGGTGATGTCGTCGTTGAAAGCTCGACGGGCGGCACGTCCGACTGGGTTGCCACGAGCGTCAGTTATGCACTCTCACCGTCGGCCTATGTCGAGAAGTTGTCGACGACGTCAAGTTCAGGCACGACAGCGATCAACCTTACCGGGAACGGCATTGCCCAGACAATTACTGGAAACGCGGGCGCCAATAAGATCGATGGCAAGGCCGGCGCCGACACGATGTCGGGCATTGACGGCAACGACATCTATTATGTCGACAATGCCGGTGATGTCGTCATTGAAAAATCGACCGATGGTACTTCTGATAAAGTTGCGACGAATGTCAGTTACGCCCTTTCATCGTCGGCCTATGTCGAGAAACTTTCGACGACGACGATTTCCGGGACAACGGCAATTAACCTGACTGGGAACGGGATCGCCCAGACGATTACCGGCAATGCCGGCGCCAACAAGATCGATGGCAAGGGCGGTGCCGATACGATGAGCGGTGGCGCTGGCAACGACACCTACACGGTCGACAACGCCGGTGATATCGTCGTTGAAAGCTCGAATGGCGGCACGTCGGATTGGGTCGCTACGAGCGTCAGTTATGCACTTTCGTCCTTTGCTTATGTCGAGAAGCTGTCGACGACGTCGAGTGCGGGTACAACAGCGATCAACCTCACCGGCAATGATTTCATCCAGACGATTACCGGCAATGCCGGCGCCAATATCATCAACGGCAGAAGTGGCAACGACACCCTCTCGGGCGGTGCAGGAAGTGACACCTTTCTGTTCAACAGTGGACTCAACTCAACCACGAACTTCGACAAGATCACCGACTACAACGTCGCCGCCGACACCATCCGCCTTGAGAACGCCGTCTTCACGGCACTGGCTGCGGTGGGGACGCTTGCATCCGGTGCCTTCGCGTCCAATGCGACTGGCCTTGCCGGCGACAGCGACGACCGCATCATTTACGAGAAGGACACAGGCGAACTCTACTATGACGCCAACGGCAACAAAGCCGGCGGGGGCATACACTTCGCGACGCTGAGTGCCAACTTGTCGCTCACCAACGCGGATTTCTTCGTGGTCTAG
- a CDS encoding helix-turn-helix domain-containing protein has translation MGWAIASRDDFDGPALRQLAKGTKDAAQARRLPALAEIYDGGSRTDAARIGGVTLQIVRDWVIRFIEHGSAGLLNGKAPGNRPKLNDNQRQAMAKIVERGPIPAIHGVVRWRRKDLVEWIFQEFRISMDETTVGVSTGAILPISAV, from the coding sequence ATGGGTTGGGCGATTGCATCGCGCGATGACTTTGATGGTCCTGCTCTGCGGCAGTTGGCGAAAGGGACCAAGGATGCCGCTCAAGCGCGACGGCTTCCGGCGTTGGCGGAAATTTATGATGGCGGCTCGCGTACAGATGCGGCCCGGATCGGAGGCGTGACCTTGCAGATTGTTCGCGATTGGGTCATTCGTTTCATTGAACACGGGTCGGCTGGGCTCCTCAACGGCAAGGCTCCCGGCAATCGGCCCAAGCTGAATGATAATCAGCGGCAGGCCATGGCCAAGATTGTAGAGCGTGGTCCGATCCCGGCTATCCACGGTGTCGTTCGGTGGCGGCGCAAGGATCTGGTCGAATGGATCTTCCAGGAATTCCGGATCTCGATGGATGAGACCACGGTTGGTGTCAGTACCGGAGCAATACTCCCCATTAGCGCCGTTTGA
- a CDS encoding extracellular catalytic domain type 1 short-chain-length polyhydroxyalkanoate depolymerase, translating into MRSISDTIARLAKMRSAHSVSNPVEDRLTDLGRFGSNRGELDAKLHMPNGLLPRSALVVVLHGCTQSAAAYDYASGWSRLADDYGFAVLFPQQRRANNANTCFNWFLPGDIGKDQGEAFSIRQMIETTIARYEIDRNRIFITGLSAGGAMTNVMLATNPDMFAGGAIIAGLPYGTASTIPEAFDRMRGQGLPPIDKLQSLLRSASDHKGEWPAISVWQGTSDTTVLPANALAIVDQWRGVHGVAVKADIGEMVDGHIRQTWAASDGREVIEFFSIKNMGHGTPLDTRTGYGRAAPYMLDVGISSTLHIARSWGLIASFEKRVEKNTERPSPDPWAGIPAAPNYGQPTSGIQKTIEDALRAAGLMK; encoded by the coding sequence ATGCGATCGATTTCCGACACCATTGCAAGACTGGCCAAAATGCGGTCCGCCCATTCCGTGAGTAATCCCGTAGAGGACCGATTGACCGACCTCGGTCGGTTCGGTTCGAACCGGGGAGAACTGGACGCCAAACTCCACATGCCGAACGGGCTTCTACCCCGTTCAGCCCTGGTTGTTGTGCTTCACGGCTGCACGCAGTCGGCTGCCGCGTACGACTACGCCTCAGGATGGTCCCGCCTCGCGGATGACTACGGGTTCGCCGTTCTCTTCCCTCAGCAAAGGCGGGCCAACAATGCAAATACCTGCTTCAACTGGTTCCTTCCCGGTGACATCGGGAAAGATCAGGGCGAGGCATTTTCGATACGCCAGATGATCGAGACCACCATCGCCCGATATGAAATCGATCGGAACCGCATCTTCATCACTGGCTTGTCTGCGGGTGGAGCAATGACAAATGTCATGCTCGCGACCAATCCAGACATGTTCGCGGGCGGCGCAATTATCGCGGGCCTTCCGTATGGCACGGCTTCAACCATTCCCGAAGCATTCGACCGGATGCGCGGACAAGGGCTGCCTCCCATCGACAAGTTACAATCACTCCTGCGGAGCGCATCCGATCACAAGGGCGAGTGGCCGGCAATCTCCGTGTGGCAGGGAACAAGTGACACCACGGTTCTTCCGGCGAACGCGCTGGCGATTGTCGATCAATGGCGCGGCGTACACGGCGTCGCGGTCAAGGCCGATATCGGCGAAATGGTAGACGGACATATTCGGCAGACCTGGGCGGCGTCCGACGGTCGGGAAGTAATCGAATTCTTCAGCATCAAAAACATGGGACACGGCACCCCACTCGATACCCGCACGGGATACGGACGTGCCGCGCCATATATGCTGGACGTCGGCATCTCCTCGACGCTGCATATCGCCCGTTCGTGGGGTTTAATTGCATCATTCGAGAAACGTGTCGAAAAGAATACCGAACGTCCCTCCCCCGACCCATGGGCCGGAATTCCTGCTGCCCCCAACTACGGTCAACCGACGAGCGGTATCCAGAAGACCATCGAAGATGCCCTGCGTGCGGCGGGCTTGATGAAGTAG
- a CDS encoding DNA-3-methyladenine glycosylase, with product MTSCPPSDFFDRNASHVAADLIGWQFLIDEVGGAIVETEAYAIDDPASHSFSGKTLSNRSMFGRPGSIYIYRSYGLHWCLNFVCEPGSAVLIRALRPLQGIEVMQQRRGLQDIRRLCSGPGRLCQALAITGSMDGLALTSEICTLIATGTTPDVEIGSRIGITKGADIPWRFGERGSPFLSKKF from the coding sequence ATGACATCCTGCCCCCCATCAGACTTTTTCGATCGCAATGCCTCGCATGTTGCCGCCGATTTGATCGGCTGGCAATTTCTGATCGACGAGGTCGGCGGCGCTATCGTGGAAACCGAGGCTTACGCCATTGATGATCCGGCCTCGCACAGTTTTTCCGGGAAGACCCTGAGCAATCGCTCCATGTTTGGCCGGCCCGGTAGTATCTATATCTACCGCTCCTATGGCCTCCACTGGTGCCTAAACTTTGTGTGCGAACCGGGAAGCGCCGTATTAATCCGGGCGTTGCGTCCCCTCCAAGGTATCGAAGTCATGCAACAACGCCGCGGTCTGCAAGATATCCGCCGCCTATGCAGTGGTCCCGGCCGCCTCTGCCAAGCTCTGGCCATTACCGGAAGCATGGACGGGCTGGCACTCACTAGCGAGATCTGTACACTCATCGCAACAGGAACGACGCCGGATGTGGAAATCGGCAGTCGGATTGGCATCACGAAAGGTGCTGATATCCCGTGGCGTTTTGGCGAGCGCGGCTCGCCCTTCCTCAGCAAGAAGTTCTAG
- a CDS encoding aldose 1-epimerase, which produces MHLQNDNLLVEVSRFGGSLLSGHYRGIPFLQPTPTEGIASQRHGAEASFPLVPYGNRIEANAFEFAGKRFTMQPNTADPFCLHGDGWLAEWEVIAQTGSQAVLLYVRRAEPPSPYSYEAIQTVRLDDDGVALSLSVTNKSDAALPYGLGFHPFFPRTPRTRLKAQAERYWTERAGHLPDMPVAVPAGLDFTTSKPLPGHWINNAYDGWNGQAWIEWPEYGLGLSLAVDGIFRCFMIYSPEADADFFCFEPMSHLPNAHSMSSGAGLMMLRQEQSFSCSIYLRPVVLSG; this is translated from the coding sequence CTGCATCTGCAGAACGACAATCTCTTGGTGGAAGTGAGCCGCTTCGGCGGCTCGCTTCTCTCCGGACACTATCGCGGAATACCCTTTCTGCAACCAACACCGACCGAGGGGATCGCCTCGCAACGACATGGCGCCGAGGCAAGTTTCCCGCTAGTGCCCTACGGCAACCGGATCGAGGCGAACGCCTTCGAGTTCGCCGGCAAACGCTTCACGATGCAGCCCAACACCGCCGATCCGTTCTGTCTGCACGGCGATGGCTGGCTTGCCGAGTGGGAGGTTATAGCGCAAACCGGAAGCCAGGCAGTGCTGCTTTATGTGCGCCGCGCGGAACCACCAAGCCCATACAGCTACGAGGCCATCCAGACCGTGCGGCTCGACGACGATGGCGTGGCACTTTCGCTGAGCGTGACCAACAAATCCGATGCCGCGCTGCCGTATGGTCTGGGCTTCCATCCCTTCTTCCCCCGCACCCCGCGAACACGGCTAAAGGCGCAGGCCGAACGGTATTGGACCGAACGGGCCGGGCATTTGCCCGACATGCCCGTGGCTGTCCCGGCAGGACTGGATTTTACGACCTCAAAGCCCCTCCCCGGACACTGGATCAACAATGCCTATGACGGCTGGAACGGCCAGGCTTGGATAGAGTGGCCTGAATACGGGCTTGGTCTCTCGCTGGCAGTCGACGGCATCTTCCGGTGCTTCATGATCTATTCGCCGGAGGCCGATGCCGACTTCTTCTGCTTCGAGCCCATGAGCCACCTGCCCAACGCCCACAGCATGTCGTCAGGCGCAGGGTTAATGATGCTGCGGCAGGAACAGAGCTTCTCTTGTAGCATCTATCTGCGCCCGGTGGTGTTATCAGGGTGA
- the araH gene encoding L-arabinose ABC transporter permease AraH has protein sequence MTSLKKLLLGEQGLVVIFALAFAVVSVTVPNFLTERNMLGLLQSVVTIGIVACTMMFCLASRDFDLSVGSTVAFSGMIAVMASNATGSIVLGLLAALVCGGFVGLVNGVVIARFRINALITTLATMQIVRGLALITSDGRAVGINDPGFYQLALSKFLGVPTPIWVMGALFLAFGFLLNRTVFGKNTLAIGGNPEASRLAGVNVIRMRIWIFTLQGLVCGIAGVLLASRITSGQPNAATGLELSVISACVLGGVSLAGGRAAMAGVIVGVLIMGIAENVMNLLNIQAFYQYVVRGLILLLAVLLDNLRSVAAGRRG, from the coding sequence ATGACATCATTAAAAAAACTCCTTCTCGGCGAGCAGGGACTGGTCGTCATTTTCGCCCTCGCCTTTGCGGTCGTCTCGGTGACGGTTCCCAACTTTCTGACCGAGCGCAACATGCTCGGCCTGCTGCAGTCCGTGGTCACGATCGGCATCGTCGCCTGCACCATGATGTTCTGTCTGGCGTCCCGCGACTTCGATCTTTCCGTCGGCTCGACAGTCGCATTTTCCGGCATGATCGCCGTCATGGCGTCGAACGCCACCGGATCGATCGTTCTTGGCCTGCTGGCTGCGCTGGTCTGCGGCGGGTTCGTCGGCCTCGTCAACGGCGTGGTGATTGCCCGTTTCCGCATCAATGCGCTGATCACCACCCTTGCGACCATGCAGATCGTTCGCGGCCTGGCCCTGATCACGTCCGACGGTCGAGCCGTCGGCATCAACGATCCCGGTTTCTATCAACTGGCACTGTCTAAATTCCTCGGAGTGCCGACGCCGATCTGGGTCATGGGCGCGCTTTTCCTGGCTTTCGGATTTCTGCTGAACCGCACCGTCTTTGGCAAGAATACGCTCGCAATCGGCGGTAATCCAGAAGCATCGCGGCTGGCTGGTGTCAATGTCATCCGCATGCGCATCTGGATCTTCACGCTGCAGGGGCTCGTCTGCGGTATCGCCGGTGTGTTGCTGGCCTCCCGCATCACATCCGGTCAGCCAAATGCGGCAACCGGGCTTGAGCTCTCGGTCATTTCAGCCTGCGTTCTCGGCGGCGTTTCGCTGGCCGGCGGGCGCGCAGCCATGGCTGGCGTCATCGTCGGCGTGCTGATCATGGGCATTGCTGAAAATGTCATGAACCTTCTGAACATCCAGGCCTTCTACCAATACGTGGTTCGCGGACTAATCCTGCTGCTCGCAGTTCTGCTTGACAACCTGCGCTCCGTGGCCGCCGGGCGGCGGGGGTAA